The genomic interval TCGTCACCGTCCTCGAGGGCGAGTCCCTGCTCAACGACGCCACCGCACTGGTGGCGCTGCGGGCCGCGGTCGCGGCGATCGCCGGGACCGTCGCCGTCGGCTCGATCGGCCTGGACTTCCTGATCGCCGCGGGAGGCGGCGTGATCGTGGGCCTCGCCGTCGCGTTCGCGGTGCTCACCGTGCGTCGCTGGGTGCACGACCCGGCCGTGGACACGGGCATCTCCTTCGTCGTCCCCTTCGCCGCGTACCTGCTGGGCGAGGAGCTCCACGCCTCCGGCGTGATCGCCGTGGTCGTGGCCGGCCTGCTCATCGGCCACAAGGCGCCGCTCGTGCAGACCTCGACCTCGCGCCTCACGGAGAACGCCACCTGGACCTCGATCGCGTTCCTCCTCGAGCACGCGGTGTTCCTGCTGATCGGTCTGCAGTTCTCGCAGATCATCGCGGGTGTCAGCCACTCCCTGAGCTGGGGCTTCGTCCTGGGCGTGTGCGCGGCGACCCTCGCGGTCGTGATCCTCACCCGGCTCGCGTGGATGTGCGCGAGCCGCCTGGTGATGACGCTGTGGGTGCCCGCGGACCGCAGGCCGCCCTGGCCCAACGTGGTGGTGACGGGCTGGGCCGGCATGCGCGGCGTCGTCACCATCGCCGCCGTGTTCGTGATCCCCGCGTCCGTGCCGCACCACGACGTGCTCGTGCTGATCGCGCTCGTGGCCGTGCTGGGCACGCTCTATCTGCAGGGCCTGACGCTGCCGTGGCTCACGCGCGTGCTGCGCGTGGTCCCGAACGATCCGGCGGCCGACGCCCTCGCCCGCGCGACCCTGCTGCAGAAGGCGGCCGACGCCGGCAGCACCGTGCTCGCCTCCTGCGAGGAGCAGGACGATCCCGCGGTCGTGCAGATGATCCGCGACCGGCAGGACCAGCGCACCTTCGCCGCCTGGGAGCGGCTGTCCACGCAGGTGGGGCAGGAGAGCCCGAGCGACGCCTTCACCCGCATCCGCAGCCGGATGCTCGCGGCCGAGCGCGCCCGGGTGCTCGAGATCCGCTCGAAGGGCAAGGTGCCATCGCACGTGGTGCGCGAGGTGCTCGGCATGCTCGACTTCGAGGAGTCGCTGTTGGACTCCGGCGCCGAGGCCCGCGAGGACATCGTGGCGACCGGCAGCGGCGAGGGCGGATGGTGCGAGGACCTGCAGCGCTATCCCGCGGTCGGCACCCCCGAGCCGGAGCGCGCCTTCTGCCGGCGCTGCCGCGAGGAGGGCACCACCACCGTCGCCCTGCGCCAGTGCCTGGAGTGCGGGGAGGTCGGCTGCTGCGACAGCTCCCCCGGCCAGCACGCGACCGCGCACTTCCACGACACGAGCCACCCGGTCATGCAGTCCGCCGAGCCGGGCGAGACCTGGCGCTGGTGCTACGTGCACCAGGCGACGGCCTGAGCGGCGCCGGACCGCCCGGTAAGCTCCAGCAGCCGTCCCGACGAGGTGCCCTCAGCGGCGAGTCTCGTCGTCGAGTCCTTCGCGTCTGCCGTCACGGTCGGCATCGTCCTCGTCGTCGCCGCGCCCGCCGGCGCCGTCATCGGCGGCATCCTCCGACTCCGACCCCGTCGGATCCTCCCCGCGCCGCGCCTTCTCGAGGCGGTTCCTGCGGTCGCGGATCGTACCGATCGTGACCACGAAGACGACCACGACGACGAGGACGGGGACCAGGTAGTCGACGATCCAGTCCGGCACGTCGATGCCCAGATGGATGTCCGGGATCCACCCGAACAGCACGTTCCAGAGCCAGCCGAGGAATCGGCGGATCGGCTCGAGGATCGCGTCGACGAGCTCCCGCACGGGATGGGTGACCTCGCCGATCCAGGT from Brachybacterium kimchii carries:
- a CDS encoding Na+/H+ antiporter; translated protein: MHIVLFIVLLVVTVLAGSAIADRLRLPAPMVLIVIGVIASYLPFVPAVRLTPELVLLGLLPPLLYSSALKTSLVDIRANLRTVAMLSIALVVVTTVTVGATVHLLMPDVPWPVALAVGAVVAPPDAVSASAVARRIGLPRQIVTVLEGESLLNDATALVALRAAVAAIAGTVAVGSIGLDFLIAAGGGVIVGLAVAFAVLTVRRWVHDPAVDTGISFVVPFAAYLLGEELHASGVIAVVVAGLLIGHKAPLVQTSTSRLTENATWTSIAFLLEHAVFLLIGLQFSQIIAGVSHSLSWGFVLGVCAATLAVVILTRLAWMCASRLVMTLWVPADRRPPWPNVVVTGWAGMRGVVTIAAVFVIPASVPHHDVLVLIALVAVLGTLYLQGLTLPWLTRVLRVVPNDPAADALARATLLQKAADAGSTVLASCEEQDDPAVVQMIRDRQDQRTFAAWERLSTQVGQESPSDAFTRIRSRMLAAERARVLEIRSKGKVPSHVVREVLGMLDFEESLLDSGAEAREDIVATGSGEGGWCEDLQRYPAVGTPEPERAFCRRCREEGTTTVALRQCLECGEVGCCDSSPGQHATAHFHDTSHPVMQSAEPGETWRWCYVHQATA